The following proteins come from a genomic window of Ochotona princeps isolate mOchPri1 chromosome 14, mOchPri1.hap1, whole genome shotgun sequence:
- the HSPA5 gene encoding endoplasmic reticulum chaperone BiP: MKLPLVAAVLLLLGAARAEEEDKKEDVGTVVGIDLGTTYSCVGVFKNGRVEIIANDQGNRITPSYVAFTPEGERLIGDAAKNQLTSNPENTVFDAKRLIGRTWNDPSVQQDIKFLPFKVVEKKTKPYIQVDIGGGQTKTFAPEEISAMVLTKMKETAEAYLGKKVTHAVVTVPAYFNDAQRQATKDAGTIAGLNVMRIINEPTAAAIAYGLDKREGEKNILVFDLGGGTFDVSLLTIDNGVFEVVATNGDTHLGGEDFDQRVMEHFIKLYKKKTGKDVRKDNRAVQKLRREVEKAKRALSSQHQARIEIESFYEGEDFSETLTRAKFEELNMDLFRSTMKPVQKVLEDSDLKKSDIDEIVLVGGSTRIPKIQQLVKEFFNGKEPSRGINPDEAVAYGAAVQAGVLSGDQDTGDLVLLDVCPLTLGIETVGGVMTKLIPRNTVVPTKKSQIFSTASDNQPTVTIKVYEGERPLTKDNHLLGTFDLTGIPPAPRGVPQIEVTFEIDVNGILRVTAEDKGTGNKNKITITNDQNRLTPEEIERMVNDAEKFAEEDKKLKERIDTRNELESYAYSLKNQIGDKEKLGGKLSSEDKETMEKAVEEKIEWLESHQDADIEDFKAKKKELEEIVQPIISKLYGSAGPPPTGDDEDTTEKDEL; the protein is encoded by the exons ATGAAGCTCCCCTTGGTGGCtgcggtgctgctgctgctgggtgcaGCCCGGGCCGAGGAGGAGGACAAGAAGGAGGACGTGGGCACGGTGGTGGGCATCGACCTGGGCACCACCTACTCCTG CGTCGGGGTGTTCAAGAACGGCCGCGTGGAGATTATCGCCAACGACCAGGGCAACCGCATCACCCCGTCGTATGTGGCTTTCACCCCCGAAGGGGAGCGGCTCATCGGGGATGCCGCGAAGAACCAGCTCACGTCCAACCCCGAGAACACGGTCTTCGACGCCAAGCGGCTCATCGGCCGCACGTGGAACGACCCGTCGGTGCAGCAGGACATCAAGTTCCTGCCCTTCAAG gTGGTTGAAAAGAAAACGAAACCATACATTCAAGTGGATATTGGAGGTGGGCAAACAAAAACATTTGCTCCTGAAGAGATTTCTGCCATGGTTCTCactaaaatgaaagaaactgCTGAGGCTTACCTGGGAAAGAAG GTTACCCATGCAGTGGTCACAGTGCCCGCTTACTTCAATGATGCCCAGCGTCAGGCAACCAAAGATGCTGGGACGATCGCTGGACTGAACGTCATGAGGATCATCAATGAGCC GACCGCAGCTGccattgcttatggcctggataaGCGCGAGGGAGAGAAGAACATCCTGGTGTTCGACCTGGGCGGGGGAACCTTCGATGTGTCTCTCCTCACCATTGACAACGGGGTCTTTGAAGTCGTGGCCACTAATGGAGACACTCACCTGGGCGGAGAAGACTTCGACCAGCGTGTCATGGAGCATTTCATCAAGCTGTACAAAAAGAAGACTGGCAAAGATGTCAGGAAAGACAACAGGGCCGTGCAGAAGCTCCGGCGGGAGGTGGAGAAGGCCAAACGGGCCCTGTCTTCGCAGCATCAAGCAAGAATTGAAATTGAGTCCTTTTATGAGGGAGAGGACTTCTCAGAGACCCTCACTCGGGCCAAATTTGAAGAGCTGAACATG GACCTGTTCCGGTCTACCATGAAGCCTGTCCAGAAAGTGTTGGAGGACTCCGATTTGAAGAAATCTGACATTGATGAAATTGTGCTCGTTGGTGGTTCTACTCGAATTCCAAAGATTCAGCAGCTGGTTAAAGAGTTCTTCAATGGCAAGGAGCCATCGCGTGGCATCAACCCTGATGAGGCCGTGGCGTACGGTGCTGCTGTGCAGGCTGGGGTGTTGTCTGGTGATCAGGACACAG GGGATCTGGTGCTGCTCGATGTGTGTCCTCTTACCCTTGGCATTGAGACTGTGGGAGGTGTCATGACCAAACTGATTCCAAGGAACACTGTAGTGCCCACCAAGAAGTCTCAGATCTTTTCTACAGCTTCCGACAACCAGCCGACTGTCACAATCAAAGTCTATGAAG GTGAACGACCGCTAACCAAAGACAATCACCTCCTGGGCACATTCGACCTGACTGGGATTCCTCCTGCTCCCCGTGGGGTGCCGCAGATCGAAGTTACCTTCGAGATCGACGTGAACGGTATTCTGCGTGTGACGGCTGAAGACAAGGGTACAGGGAACAAGAATAAGATCACAATTACCAACGACCAGAACCGCCTGACCCCCGAGGAGATCGAGAGGATGGTCAACGACGCCGAGAAGTTTGCCGAGGAAGACAAAAAGCTCAAGGAGCGCATCGACACCAGAAACGAGCTGGAAAGCTACGCCTACTCGCTGAAGAACCAGATAGGAGACAAAGAAAAGCTGGGGGGCAAACTTTCCTCTGAAGACAAGGAGACCATGGAGAAAGCCGTGGAGGAGAAGATTGAATGGCTGGAAAGCCACCAAGATGCTGACATTGAAGACTTCAAAGCTAAAAAGAAGGAACTAGAAGAAATTGTTCAGCCAATTATCAGCAAACTCTATGGAAGCGCAGGCCCTCCTCCAACTGGTGACGACGAAGATACAACAGAAAAAGATGAATTGTAG